A stretch of the Rhizomicrobium sp. genome encodes the following:
- a CDS encoding FAD/NAD(P)-binding protein, with the protein MNRQDVAICGNGAAAVALFRALARNAHGPLSITIVGPEAQFAKGAAYGTSDPAHVLNVPAEKMSADAEEPDQFVDWLGRQHVRIPDGPDRFVPRELYGRYLVDLVESTRQQFRGKIELNILSSEVVGLGRQQDGWCVFHTAGVLSAGKLVLATGHGSPRPLARLFGGEVAHAVVDDPWGPWSVESTARILIVGSGLTAVDTALTRLDEGHRGKIVMLSRHGRLPQMHVAHQAGAALPGPYPDRASMLLQSLRSAVRKDAPAPEWQAFIDAMRPHWREAWSALREADKRRALRHGLSIFNTHRHRVAPHQGRQIADAIADGRVEILRGRLLDLTPHCNSVLAHIATATGRLEAVFGRVVNCSGPNSDVDRSPGTLLKTLIARGLARPGPADLGIDVDDADRVLDRDGAPQPDLFAMGALTRGKWWEITAMPEIARQARRIAWTISAQGTATSRQAAETAGHTLLVG; encoded by the coding sequence GTGAACCGGCAAGACGTGGCGATCTGCGGAAACGGGGCCGCCGCGGTCGCCCTGTTCCGCGCCTTGGCGCGCAACGCGCACGGCCCACTGTCCATAACCATCGTGGGACCGGAGGCGCAGTTCGCGAAAGGCGCCGCCTATGGAACATCCGATCCGGCGCATGTCCTCAACGTTCCTGCCGAGAAGATGTCGGCGGACGCGGAGGAACCGGATCAATTCGTTGACTGGCTCGGCCGCCAGCATGTCCGCATCCCGGATGGGCCCGACAGATTCGTTCCGCGAGAATTGTATGGACGCTATCTCGTCGATCTGGTCGAGAGCACGCGGCAGCAGTTTCGCGGGAAGATCGAATTGAACATCCTTTCGTCCGAGGTCGTCGGGCTGGGGCGGCAACAGGACGGGTGGTGCGTCTTTCACACTGCCGGCGTGTTGTCGGCCGGCAAACTCGTCCTGGCGACCGGGCATGGATCGCCGCGGCCGCTGGCCCGCTTGTTCGGCGGCGAGGTCGCCCACGCGGTCGTCGACGATCCTTGGGGGCCGTGGTCCGTCGAGTCCACGGCGCGCATCCTCATCGTCGGCAGTGGCCTGACCGCCGTCGACACTGCGCTGACTCGCCTGGACGAGGGACATAGAGGGAAGATCGTCATGCTGTCGCGCCATGGGCGTCTGCCGCAGATGCATGTCGCACACCAGGCGGGCGCGGCGCTTCCCGGTCCCTATCCCGACCGGGCCTCGATGCTGCTGCAAAGCCTGCGATCCGCCGTCAGGAAAGACGCACCGGCGCCGGAATGGCAGGCTTTCATCGACGCCATGCGCCCGCACTGGCGCGAGGCGTGGTCGGCGTTGCGCGAAGCCGACAAGCGCCGGGCGCTGCGCCACGGCCTCTCCATCTTCAACACGCACCGCCATCGCGTCGCGCCGCATCAGGGCCGCCAGATCGCGGACGCGATCGCCGACGGGCGCGTCGAGATCCTTCGCGGACGTCTTTTGGACCTGACGCCGCATTGCAATTCCGTGCTGGCGCACATCGCCACGGCGACCGGTCGACTTGAGGCGGTCTTCGGCCGGGTGGTGAACTGCAGCGGCCCGAACTCCGATGTCGATCGCAGCCCGGGTACCCTTCTGAAAACGCTGATCGCGCGCGGCTTGGCACGCCCGGGCCCGGCCGATCTCGGCATCGATGTCGACGATGCCGACCGCGTCCTCGACCGCGACGGCGCCCCCCAGCCGGACCTGTTCGCGATGGGCGCACTGACCCGCGGCAAGTGGTGGGAAATCACCGCAATGCCCGAGATCGCTCGCCAAGCCCGCCGGATCGCTTGGACCATATCGGCGCAAGGAACGGCAACGTCGCGGCAGGCCGCCGAAACCGCTGGACATACTCTACTTGTTGGATAG
- a CDS encoding CmcJ/NvfI family oxidoreductase — translation MNIQQIDALAGVRATLHYLVRTGVKPYSYTFEPAPGVPPRSGEVNSVENVLIRDGRAVADALSLDEQGFALRRHESRVSDFYDEDELRATYYPEIEALLKRETGGNKVVIFDHTIRSVPKAKEGVAGMREPVRRVHNDYTEFSGVRRAHENLTWEEAVERLRYRFIEVNVWRPIRGPLEDTPLAVLDGRTLDKTDLIPSDLIYRDKVGETYSVQYNPRHRWFYFPRLQREEVILIKGFDSDVTNPARFAPHTGFDDPTTPPTALPRESIEVRALVFFGPSP, via the coding sequence GTGAATATCCAGCAGATCGATGCACTTGCCGGCGTCCGGGCGACGCTTCACTACCTGGTCCGCACGGGCGTCAAGCCCTACAGCTACACGTTCGAGCCTGCACCAGGCGTGCCGCCGCGTTCGGGCGAGGTGAACAGTGTCGAGAACGTGCTGATCCGTGACGGCCGCGCCGTCGCCGATGCCTTATCGCTCGACGAGCAGGGCTTCGCTCTGCGGCGCCACGAAAGCCGCGTGTCGGATTTCTACGACGAGGACGAACTGCGCGCGACCTACTATCCCGAAATCGAGGCGCTCCTGAAGCGCGAGACCGGTGGCAACAAGGTCGTGATCTTCGACCATACGATCCGCTCCGTCCCGAAGGCCAAGGAGGGCGTGGCCGGAATGCGCGAGCCGGTCCGGCGCGTTCACAACGATTACACCGAGTTCTCGGGTGTCCGCCGCGCACACGAAAACCTGACGTGGGAAGAGGCCGTCGAACGACTGCGCTATCGCTTCATCGAGGTGAATGTCTGGCGCCCGATCCGGGGTCCGCTGGAGGACACGCCGCTGGCGGTGCTCGACGGGCGCACCCTGGACAAGACGGACCTGATCCCCAGCGACCTCATCTATCGCGACAAGGTCGGCGAGACCTATTCCGTCCAATACAATCCGCGGCATCGCTGGTTCTACTTCCCGCGCCTGCAGCGCGAAGAGGTCATCCTCATCAAGGGATTCGACTCCGACGTCACCAACCCGGCCCGCTTTGCGCCGCATACCGGCTTCGACGATCCGACGACGCCGCCGACCGCGCTGCCGCGCGAGAGCATCGAGGTGCGGGCACTGGTGTTCTTCGGACCCAGCCCGTGA
- a CDS encoding helix-turn-helix domain-containing protein, whose protein sequence is MELAAKHPGGRPRGFDRDAVLETAMRLFWRQGYEGVSFQQLTAETGLAAPSLYAAFGNKASLYREAIDRYAAMRGASDLSFMGERFTLAEAVRLLLEGTAKGLLDPAGELGCMLNTGLIASHPDHADLARELTERRAAFRDLLARKLRFWVDDERAENLARYLTTVMQGMAIQARDGATAGELQAIVDEALRAS, encoded by the coding sequence ATGGAACTGGCGGCAAAACATCCCGGTGGTCGGCCGCGTGGCTTCGATCGTGACGCTGTGCTGGAAACAGCGATGCGCCTGTTCTGGCGTCAAGGCTACGAAGGCGTTTCATTCCAACAACTTACGGCCGAAACGGGACTTGCAGCACCAAGCCTTTATGCAGCGTTTGGCAACAAAGCATCGCTCTATCGCGAGGCGATCGATCGGTACGCCGCGATGCGGGGTGCGTCGGACCTGTCATTCATGGGCGAGCGGTTCACGCTCGCGGAAGCGGTCCGCCTGTTGCTCGAAGGCACAGCCAAAGGGCTGCTCGACCCGGCGGGCGAGCTGGGTTGCATGCTCAACACCGGCTTGATCGCCAGCCATCCCGATCATGCCGACCTCGCCCGGGAATTGACCGAACGTCGCGCCGCGTTCCGCGATCTGCTTGCCCGGAAGCTCCGCTTCTGGGTGGACGACGAACGCGCCGAAAATCTGGCTCGCTATCTCACCACCGTGATGCAAGGCATGGCGATCCAAGCCAGGGACGGCGCGACCGCCGGCGAACTCCAGGCCATTGTGGATGAGGCCTTGCGGGCGTCCTGA
- a CDS encoding SDR family oxidoreductase, with product MISRKPVALVTGASSGIGAVYAERLAARGYDLVLVARRAERLKTLAAKLSQAHGVKVDAIGADLTKDADIARVEHILATNPAMSLLVNNAGNGKLGGTADMAVEDMASTIALNITALTRLTRAVLPAFLARNAGAIINVSSVMALHALAITSLYSGTKGYVLNFSRGLQEELAGTGVRVQVVLPAGTATEFYDQAGIPLSAFDPAVVMTAENMVDAALAGFDRGEAITLPSVHDEALWGAYDAARHALFAATQNGTPSPRYRRAPTSPARAP from the coding sequence ATGATTTCTCGAAAGCCTGTCGCGCTTGTGACGGGCGCCTCGTCGGGCATCGGCGCCGTCTATGCCGAACGTCTAGCTGCTCGCGGCTACGATCTCGTGCTCGTCGCCCGGCGCGCCGAACGTCTGAAGACACTCGCTGCAAAGCTGTCGCAGGCGCATGGCGTCAAAGTCGACGCGATCGGCGCAGACCTGACCAAGGATGCCGACATTGCGCGCGTCGAACACATCCTCGCCACGAACCCCGCCATGTCCCTTCTTGTGAACAATGCCGGCAACGGCAAGCTCGGCGGCACGGCGGACATGGCGGTCGAAGACATGGCCTCGACGATCGCCCTCAACATCACGGCCTTGACGCGCCTGACCCGTGCGGTTCTTCCGGCGTTCCTTGCGAGGAATGCGGGCGCGATCATCAACGTGTCGTCGGTGATGGCGCTCCATGCCCTTGCGATCACCTCTCTTTACAGTGGAACCAAAGGCTATGTGCTGAACTTCAGCCGCGGCCTCCAGGAAGAGCTTGCCGGCACGGGCGTGAGGGTGCAGGTCGTTCTTCCGGCAGGGACCGCGACCGAATTTTACGATCAGGCGGGGATCCCGCTTTCGGCGTTCGATCCCGCCGTGGTCATGACCGCGGAGAACATGGTCGACGCGGCCCTTGCCGGATTCGACAGAGGCGAAGCCATCACGTTGCCTTCGGTTCACGACGAGGCGCTGTGGGGCGCCTATGACGCCGCGCGCCATGCCCTATTTGCGGCGACGCAGAATGGTACGCCGTCGCCCCGCTATCGTCGCGCGCCGACCTCGCCGGCGCGCGCTCCTTGA
- a CDS encoding helix-turn-helix domain-containing protein, with product MRIQSIPLSWARRHCANAVAEGVSLDHLFDMALIEPRFGDDRDRISSAQLALFYYHTNLSTDDEARRNSRGRIPVGLGTVAIRAMFGCSTLESAIGAVAHLYDLASTTMKVRLTVDYDEAVLAVHCEDGQSGSDSTSLEDAYLSFLFMCVNHFIGKILPLSAVETRDPTHMNLGRTHWAAGAPVRLGSLSALRFPKAVLLAPRMANGTDDLFCDVFREWLAFVEPAAVAAIAPKHSMRDFRARQLAQAAGISQATLRRRMDRFDGGLRQAREKALVSAGLDLLLNTADSVDAVAARIGYSDARSFRRFIKSATGRTPLEWRMEHASADILRPNPAVHRRIQAFAKAMCV from the coding sequence ATGAGAATTCAGAGCATCCCGCTATCGTGGGCCAGACGGCACTGTGCAAACGCTGTTGCAGAGGGCGTCTCGCTCGATCACTTGTTCGATATGGCGCTCATCGAACCCCGCTTTGGCGACGATCGAGACCGCATTTCGTCGGCGCAGCTCGCCTTGTTCTACTACCATACCAATTTGAGCACCGACGACGAAGCCCGGAGAAACAGTCGCGGCCGAATCCCCGTCGGCTTGGGAACGGTTGCCATCCGGGCGATGTTCGGCTGTTCGACGCTCGAAAGCGCCATCGGCGCGGTCGCTCATTTGTATGACTTGGCGTCGACGACCATGAAGGTTCGCTTGACCGTCGACTATGACGAGGCAGTTCTCGCGGTGCACTGCGAGGACGGTCAATCCGGATCGGATTCCACGTCCCTGGAAGACGCCTATCTCAGCTTCCTGTTCATGTGCGTGAATCACTTCATCGGCAAAATCCTGCCGCTGAGCGCGGTTGAGACCCGCGATCCGACGCATATGAATCTGGGACGGACCCACTGGGCCGCAGGTGCTCCGGTCCGTCTCGGCAGCCTTTCGGCCTTGCGGTTTCCGAAAGCGGTCTTGCTGGCCCCACGCATGGCCAACGGCACGGACGACCTGTTTTGCGATGTGTTCCGGGAGTGGCTTGCATTCGTGGAACCGGCCGCGGTCGCCGCGATCGCGCCGAAACACTCGATGCGCGATTTTCGCGCGCGTCAACTGGCGCAAGCCGCCGGCATCAGTCAGGCCACATTGCGACGCCGCATGGATCGCTTCGACGGCGGTCTGCGCCAGGCCCGCGAAAAGGCGCTCGTCTCCGCAGGTCTCGATCTGCTGCTCAACACGGCGGACAGCGTCGATGCCGTCGCCGCGCGGATCGGCTATTCGGACGCGCGAAGCTTCCGGCGATTCATCAAAAGCGCGACGGGCAGGACTCCATTGGAATGGCGAATGGAACACGCCTCCGCCGACATCCTGAGGCCGAACCCGGCTGTGCATCGGCGCATTCAGGCGTTCGCCAAAGCGATGTGCGTTTAA
- a CDS encoding TonB-dependent receptor, whose translation MVSWSLAAGGVAAQTSASAQSPNAQSSEIETVTVTASRRETTVRETPTAVSAYSGKQLAADHVVTLTDLVASSPDVQIGIYSTNADITIRGIGNPQTVAGSDPGVAFNYDGVYLAQSGLTISSMLDVSRVEILRGPQGTLFGRNATGGAVNVIPNLPTEQFAAGIDTSVGFGPTQDHSTAFVSGPLTSDGQWLARLAVQQTYNDGYTRNLAPDGPSRFDGQNNYSGRGQLEWLPTGDLTVRLSLDYQKEDDSGAALFLLGDVPPGAPLPVQIQGAPSGNIDKRETYSNVGVNNLKAAGATLTTDWVLDGGDLKAVVAVDSYDQFTSQNGSGTGVDFTHTEYLQRSNQYYAEVLYSSDPSHPFTYVVGANYFHENEFQQITVPIRYLAIPVILGGTLGTSSYAAYVHGQYEIEPGLKVFAGLRYTSDHKAADEFNDFVGTLDHQKGWNHITYEAGASYDFSDAVTGFLKYSTGYRSGGFSIGSLQGPFSPEENTSVEADLKGSYLNGRLQANLAAFHMSYSNMQVNQVNGVSEAVTNAASSTIDGFEAEFVGRVSDELRLELSGDWLDAHFDVFNTEDSARPGLGILNLAGHLLPQAPKFSLSGAAYYDVPISVPGTVTLSARYDWKSRLFFDPFNLPVSSQGPAGKLDLSINYASEDDRWTASVFALNATDAVIKNHVIVVSALLGSLALGGLDPGREIGISAGYHF comes from the coding sequence GTGGTTTCATGGAGCTTGGCGGCCGGCGGCGTCGCGGCGCAGACAAGCGCATCGGCACAATCGCCGAACGCGCAGTCCTCCGAGATAGAGACGGTCACCGTAACGGCATCGCGGCGCGAAACGACGGTCAGGGAAACGCCCACCGCGGTTTCCGCCTATAGCGGCAAACAGCTTGCCGCCGACCACGTCGTGACGCTGACGGATCTGGTCGCGTCGAGTCCCGACGTCCAGATCGGCATCTACAGCACCAATGCCGATATCACGATCCGCGGCATCGGCAATCCGCAGACCGTCGCCGGCTCCGATCCCGGCGTCGCCTTCAACTATGACGGTGTCTATCTTGCGCAGTCGGGCTTGACGATCAGCTCGATGCTCGACGTCAGCCGCGTGGAGATATTGCGCGGTCCGCAGGGCACGCTCTTTGGCCGCAACGCCACCGGCGGCGCCGTCAATGTCATCCCCAATCTCCCGACCGAGCAGTTCGCCGCCGGAATCGATACATCGGTAGGCTTCGGTCCCACGCAGGACCACAGTACGGCCTTCGTGAGCGGGCCGCTCACATCGGACGGCCAATGGCTTGCCCGCCTCGCGGTCCAGCAAACCTACAACGACGGTTACACGCGCAACCTCGCTCCGGACGGACCCTCCCGGTTTGATGGCCAGAACAACTATTCGGGGCGCGGTCAGTTGGAATGGTTGCCGACGGGCGACCTGACGGTCCGACTTTCGCTGGACTATCAAAAGGAAGACGACAGCGGAGCCGCCCTGTTCCTGCTGGGCGATGTCCCTCCAGGCGCACCGCTTCCGGTCCAGATCCAGGGCGCCCCCTCGGGCAATATCGACAAGCGCGAGACCTACTCGAATGTGGGCGTCAACAATCTGAAAGCCGCCGGCGCGACGCTGACGACCGACTGGGTCCTCGACGGCGGCGACCTCAAGGCCGTCGTCGCGGTCGATTCCTACGACCAGTTCACAAGCCAGAACGGCTCCGGGACGGGCGTCGACTTCACGCACACCGAGTATCTCCAGAGGTCCAATCAATATTACGCCGAGGTGCTGTATTCGTCGGATCCGTCCCATCCCTTCACCTACGTGGTCGGCGCGAACTATTTCCACGAGAATGAATTTCAGCAGATCACGGTGCCCATCCGCTATCTGGCCATCCCCGTCATCCTCGGCGGGACTCTGGGCACGTCGTCTTACGCCGCCTATGTCCATGGCCAGTATGAAATCGAGCCCGGACTGAAGGTCTTTGCCGGGCTCAGATACACCAGCGACCACAAGGCCGCCGATGAATTCAACGATTTCGTGGGAACCCTGGACCACCAAAAAGGTTGGAACCACATCACCTACGAGGCGGGCGCGTCCTACGACTTCAGCGACGCCGTCACCGGATTCCTGAAATACTCGACCGGATATAGAAGCGGCGGCTTTTCCATCGGATCGTTGCAGGGTCCTTTCAGTCCGGAAGAAAACACCAGTGTCGAGGCCGATCTGAAAGGCTCCTATTTGAATGGCCGGCTGCAGGCCAACCTGGCGGCCTTTCACATGAGCTACAGCAATATGCAGGTCAATCAGGTGAACGGCGTATCGGAAGCCGTCACCAACGCAGCAAGTTCGACGATCGACGGCTTCGAAGCGGAATTCGTGGGCCGGGTCTCCGACGAACTCCGTCTCGAACTGTCCGGAGACTGGCTGGATGCCCATTTCGACGTGTTCAATACCGAGGATTCGGCCAGACCTGGCCTGGGGATCCTGAACCTCGCGGGCCATCTGTTGCCGCAAGCGCCCAAATTCTCGCTGAGCGGCGCCGCTTACTACGACGTGCCGATTTCCGTTCCCGGTACCGTCACGCTGAGCGCGCGGTACGACTGGAAGTCACGGCTCTTCTTCGATCCGTTCAATTTGCCGGTGTCTTCGCAAGGACCGGCCGGAAAGCTCGATCTGTCGATCAACTATGCGAGCGAGGACGACAGATGGACGGCGAGCGTGTTCGCGCTCAACGCCACCGATGCGGTCATCAAGAACCATGTGATCGTCGTCTCGGCGCTCCTGGGCTCTCTTGCGCTCGGCGGACTGGACCCGGGCCGGGAGATCGGAATATCCGCCGGCTATCATTTCTAG
- a CDS encoding alpha/beta hydrolase, with amino-acid sequence MADRQKYVDANGARLGYEVHDLAKGPPLVFVHGYAMRSTGPAYRELLSLLAGDFTVYALDLRGHGASAGETANWSLATIADDVAAFADALGLQGAVHAGHSLGGFTGLYATMRHPGIFSALCLLATAPASGGGHTPVEVRRLLTERGGDRDAMFDFFSSMYVHADRNAIDQAVDSIGIMDRSVHEAFFSTFPDQVITPRLGEIRIPALVLSGVRDVVVPPAEQHATALGLSFCKEVNFSGEGHMLPLEAAAMTAREIRNFCLCDVNDRFVR; translated from the coding sequence ATGGCCGACAGACAGAAATACGTCGACGCAAACGGCGCGCGACTGGGATACGAGGTTCATGATCTCGCAAAGGGACCGCCGCTCGTTTTCGTGCATGGCTACGCGATGCGAAGCACCGGGCCAGCCTATCGCGAACTCCTGTCTCTTCTGGCTGGAGATTTCACGGTCTATGCGCTCGATCTTCGAGGGCACGGGGCATCGGCCGGCGAAACGGCGAACTGGTCCCTCGCGACCATCGCCGACGATGTGGCGGCGTTCGCCGATGCGCTCGGGCTCCAAGGCGCCGTCCACGCGGGCCACTCGCTCGGCGGCTTCACCGGCCTGTACGCGACGATGCGCCATCCCGGCATTTTTTCCGCGCTCTGCCTGCTGGCGACGGCGCCCGCGAGCGGCGGCGGTCACACGCCGGTCGAGGTCAGACGGCTGCTTACGGAGCGGGGAGGGGACCGCGATGCGATGTTCGATTTCTTTTCGTCCATGTATGTGCACGCCGATCGCAACGCCATCGACCAAGCCGTCGACTCGATCGGGATCATGGACCGCTCCGTCCACGAAGCTTTTTTCTCGACCTTTCCGGATCAGGTGATCACGCCGCGGCTGGGTGAAATCCGGATTCCCGCACTCGTCCTCAGCGGCGTTCGCGATGTCGTCGTTCCGCCCGCCGAACAGCACGCGACGGCGCTCGGGCTTTCCTTCTGCAAGGAGGTCAATTTCTCAGGCGAAGGGCATATGCTGCCCCTCGAGGCGGCGGCGATGACGGCGCGGGAGATACGCAACTTTTGCCTCTGCGACGTGAACGACCGTTTCGTGCGGTGA
- a CDS encoding NAD(P)-dependent oxidoreductase, with product MDIGFVGLGVMGQPMALNLARAGTPLIVWNRSADRCAPLRSAGARVAESATELFARTRIAILMLADDAAIDGVLGRGTPAFAANVARHIIVHMGTTSPSYSSALDADIRAAGGLYVEAPVSGSRKPAEAGQLVAMLAGEADAVGEIRPLLRPMCQETVACGAVPSALRMKLAVNLFLITMVTGLTEAVHFADRHGLDMHKLLAVLDAGPMASGVSRLKARKLVEHDFAVQAAARDVLKNARLVADAAREAGLASPLLDACHALYRETVAQGHGEDDMIAVLRAIEARTDAGSTGAPARSAARPATSGQA from the coding sequence GGACGCCCCTCATTGTGTGGAACCGGTCGGCGGATCGTTGCGCACCGTTACGGTCCGCAGGAGCCAGGGTCGCGGAATCAGCCACCGAACTCTTCGCCCGGACGCGGATCGCGATCCTCATGCTGGCGGACGATGCGGCGATCGACGGCGTGCTCGGCCGCGGCACACCGGCATTCGCCGCGAATGTCGCGCGTCACATCATCGTGCATATGGGCACGACGTCGCCCAGCTATTCGTCGGCGCTCGATGCGGACATCCGGGCGGCGGGCGGCCTCTATGTGGAGGCACCGGTATCCGGCTCGCGCAAGCCGGCCGAAGCGGGCCAGCTCGTGGCAATGCTCGCGGGCGAAGCGGACGCCGTCGGCGAAATCCGCCCCCTGCTGAGACCGATGTGCCAGGAGACCGTGGCTTGCGGCGCGGTGCCGTCGGCGCTGCGCATGAAGCTGGCGGTCAACCTGTTCCTGATCACGATGGTCACGGGGTTGACCGAGGCGGTGCATTTCGCGGACCGGCATGGCCTGGACATGCACAAGCTGCTCGCCGTGCTCGATGCCGGACCGATGGCGAGTGGCGTGTCGCGTCTCAAGGCGCGCAAACTGGTCGAGCACGATTTTGCGGTGCAGGCCGCGGCACGCGACGTCCTGAAGAACGCGCGGCTGGTCGCCGACGCGGCGCGCGAGGCCGGGCTCGCTTCGCCGCTGCTGGACGCGTGCCATGCGCTGTATCGCGAAACCGTCGCGCAGGGCCATGGCGAAGACGACATGATCGCGGTGCTGCGCGCGATCGAAGCGCGGACCGATGCCGGGTCGACGGGCGCCCCGGCGCGCAGTGCCGCGCGGCCCGCGACTTCCGGTCAAGCTTGA